The Ruminococcaceae bacterium R-25 DNA segment AAAATGCAGGCGACCTGCTTAATACCGAAAACAACTATCAGAGTCCTGTCCAGTCTGTAAACCAGGCGAGCAGAGAGCTTTTGAAAGCTTCGCAAAGCGATGAGAGCTTAAAAGATATTGCTGAACGCGCGCAGGCATTGGCTCTTGATCTTGATGCCCTAGCATCTGATATCGACAAAGTCCTTACTGACAGGAATTACGATGAGGGATTTAAAGAACGCACCGAACAGAGGATCGGCCTTCTTTATGAACTTAAGGCCAAGTATGGCGCAAGCGTATCTGATATCAATAAGTTTGCAGCTGATTCCAAAGCCGAATTGGATGCAATAGAAAAGAATAAAGACATCCTGCAGGAATTAAAAAAGCAGCGCACTATAAAGGAAAAAGAACTCCTGGATCTTGCAGAAAAGCTTTCTTCAGAGCGTAAGGAATATGCGAAAAAGCTCGAAAAGGCTATCACAAAGGAACTTTCAGACCTTGAGATGCCTGATGCGATCTTCGAAGTAAGCTTTGTAAGAAGAGAGAAGGCCAAGTTCTTCTCGATGGCAGGCATCGACGACATCAGTTTCCGTTTCAGCGCAAACCCCGGCCAGCAGGTTAGAGCATTGTCTGCGATTGTTTCAGGCGGTGAGGCTTCAAGGATCATGCTCGCTGTTAAGAATGTGCTTAGCAGGGTGGATCTCATCCCGACACTTATCTTCGACGAGATCGATACGGGAGTATCCGGTAAAGCTTCACTTGCGATCGCAAATAAACTCAAGGCAATCGCTTCAGCTCACCAGGTTTTGTGCGTTACCCACACGGCGCAGATCGCTGCTGCATCTGACAAAGGATTCGTACTTACAAAGAAAGTTTCAAACGGAAATACAGAAACTGTCTGCACAGTGCTTGATGGTGAAGGCAAAACAAAGGAAGTATCAAGACTTCTTTCAGGCAGCGACACCGAGTCTTCTATAAGGCTTGCTCAAGACCTGATAAAGTCATTCGGAGATTAACAGGGTCTCATCTGAGGAGGGCTGACAGTGGCCGACTTTCATGTAGTGGTTGTATTTTTTGTTTTAACGGGCCTGCTGTTGCTCGGGACGGGACTTCTTTTATTTAAGCCTTCCAAAAAGCGAGCTGAAGTAAAGAAGAACGAAGAAGATATTCCCGAACAGAAGAAAATCAGCAAGCTTTGTCTGACAGGTTTGATCATTTCTGCTTCTTATCCTTTAGTGCTTGCCTTAGATTACTTTGGCCCTTGGAATAATTTCTATTCTTGGGATAGAGTCTGGTGGGACCGAGTCGAATTTTTAATGCCTGTTATCGGAATAATCCTTTCTATTGCAGGACTGGTTAAGACTAGAAAAAAGGGCATTGCCGGCAGAAAATTTGCCTTAGCGGGATTGCTTTTGCCTTTGGGTTATCTGTCAATAGTATTGTTAATTATATTCGCTACTGTTATTGGCCTTATTGTAACTAGCGGTTCGAAATACAGCGCATATAAAGATAGTGAGATATCTGATATGGGGAGTGTTGGATCGACTGTTAATTGGGAATATGACGTAAGCATGTATAGGATCCCCGCAGGATTTGATACCGGTGTTTTTAAAGACAAAAAGACAAGCGAAGCAGAACTTCATACATATGCCGAAAGCAAACTTCAGACGATCGAATATGTGAACGATAAGAGTGCAAAAGGACAGTTTCAGGGATGTCCTTTCATTATTGTCAGAAGCGACTGTTTAAATAAATGGCTTAAAGCCAATAAGCTGGGCGGTTTTTCTTATACTACCAGGGAGGAATATGCTACTCTCAACTATGAAGTACCATGGGAATTTGCAGCTTCCTATGTTAATGCTCTTGCCGTGTATAAGGATCCGTCTGATGAATACATAATCATCACTAACTGCGGTGATTATAAGGTTATTGCCGAGTTTTTCGAAGGTATCGGAAATCCGGTGCCGACTGAATTACCTATTGATCTTAGGGAAACAAATGAGACCAAGGATCCCGTAACCCTTAAGAATATGGGACTGGTAAATAACCTGAATAAAAGTATCAATAAGGATCTGCCTTTGTCCGAGATAATCTATGCTTTCGCAAAAATGTGCGACGAGCCCTTGGACGACAGCACGGTTATCTTCAGATATGGAATCGACTACTTTGACGGCCGCGACAATTTATTCAGTGATTACGACAATACAACTGATCCTCGCGTCAGGGGCGAACAGCTTTTCGGCTTTTGCATGGCCAGGCAGTACAAGGCTGAAGATGGAAAATATTATCAGATCCGTGTGGAAGTAATGTACGGGCTTAATGTCATAAGCAGGAATTATAAGCTTACTCAAATAACCGATAGAGATGTGGATGGCGATTTCTTTGATTACATGCGCAATTCGGAAGCATATAAGTATGCCGAAACGGCAGAGATAAAGAGTGTAAACATCTATGTTGTCGGGCAGCCATGATCCGGGCTTAAGTATTTAAAGGATATGTGGGATTAAATGGGGATTGCTGAAAGGAAGAAAAAACCGGTTGTAATAGATGAGAAGACACCGCTGATGATACTGGCGGGGCCTATGTTCCTTGAACTGTTCCTAAACGTAATGGTCAATAATGTCGACACGCTGATGCTGAGTCACTACGATGAATATGCTGTAGGCGCAGTCGGCAATGCCAATACGATCGTGTTCATGATGAACATACTCTTTAATGTAATCGCAACCGCAACGAGTGTTGTCGTAGCGCAGTATCTGGGTGCGAAAAGATACGACAAGATGAACATGATCTATACGCTTTCGGTCATCGTAAATCTCATTGTAGGCGTTGTGCTGAGTGCGGCTTTCTGTGCGGCAAATCCCTTGATCATGAGATTCCTGCAGGTTTCCGATGAGATGCGTCCTTATTCAATGATCTACATCTATATAGTAGGCGGCGGTGGATTCTTTACGGCTGTATATATGGTCATGCTCCAGATCTTAAGGTGCAACGGTTACCCGAAACTCGGCATGTATGTAACCCTCGCAATGAACGTCATCAACATCGGCGGCAACTATCTGTTCCTGTACGGGCCTCTCGCACCTTTGAACATGGGTGTTACAGGTGTGGCGGTCTCAACGGTCGTATCGAGAGCGATTGCCTTTATCGCAGTTTTCATATTCTTCTATGTAAAGAAGATCGGTAAGATATCGCTCCGATATATGAAGCCGTTCCCCGGAAAGCTCCTTGGCAAGATGATCAAGATTGGCCTTCCGACGGCGGGCGAGAACCTTACATATAACCTCTATCAGACAACACTTCTTTCTTTTGTAAACGCAATGGGTAATGAAGCCGTCTGCGCGAGGTCTTACTGCAACACACTGATATCTTTGGCGATCATTTTCTCGAACGCTTGTGCGATGTCGACACAGATAATCACAGGCCACTTAGTCGGCGCAGGCAAAGAGGAAGAGGCATATAAGAGAGTTTTTAAGACTCTTAAGACATCGATGCCTATTACGATAGTGCTTGTTTCGATCAATGCGATGCTCTGCAGATATACATTGCAGCTTTTTACTCAGAATCAGGAGATTATTGCCCTGGGCCAGATGATCATGATCGCCGATATCTTTGTTGAGATCGGCAGATGTCTCAATATGACCTTTGTCAATAGCCTAAAAGCTGCCGGGGCCTACATTTTCCCGCTGCTTATGGGACTTTTGTGCAACTGGGGCTTAGGCCTTACGACAGGCTACCTTGTCGGCGTGGTTTGCGGCATGGGCGTTGCAGGGATCTTCGTAGGAACTGCTGCGGATGAATGCATAAGAGGTATTATCGTCATGTATTACTGGTATAAGAAAAAATGGATCGGCAAATCTGTCGTCGAGAAGCAAAAGAAGAATGTTCTTGCAGATGCCAACTGATTATCTGTATTCTTGGTATAATTAGTATCAGATTGGTGTATCAGACATAAGAGAGGTCAATGTTATGGGAAAAGCATATAAAATAGGCGATACGGTCACATTGTATTTTGGCGATGCGATGCGCGAACTCTTATCGAAACCCCTCCGCAAAAAGAATATTTATTTTGTTGACTGCAAGATCGTTGCGATCGAAGGAGATAACCTTACTGTTTTTTCAAAAATGAAAAGCTCGAAAGATAATCCGCCGTACAAGGTTATGGGAATTTGCGTGACAAAGGACGATAACCATATTCTTCCTGAGGGCGCGCTTGAAGAACTGCGTGAGATCGAGAAAGAACAGCTCATAGAATTTGCTTCCGACCACGGTTTCAATGCAAAAGAGTTTAAAGATGCGCTTAAGCCTTACCGCAAAGGCTACAAGAAAGACTGATTGCCGTAGAAACCCTTAAAACAAGCCGCTTTTCACGGCTGTTTTTTATTGGACTGATATTGCCCTGTTAATCGCTTGTTTTTTTTCAGACTTAACGATATAAATAGTTCAGATAATTTGACAAAGATTATCTGTTAACTTTATTCAGGGGACGTTTGTGTGAAAAATACATTCAGTAAGGTATTACTGCTTATTTTCGTTGTAACGATTGGGGTTATGTTCATTCGTTTACTTACTGTCATCGTTCCCCAAAAACCCGTTTCTATCGATCCTTCAGCCGGCGTATCTTATATTGCAGAGCGTGAGACCGCTGTCTATACCGAGCCTTCTCCGACACCTGAGCCTACTGAACTGACCGCTGCTCCTGCCGAAACAGGGTTTCTCGAGATAAAGGATAATAACTTCAATGCGGCTTTCAAGGATATCCATATCTGCGGCGACAGCCTTATGGAGGCAATCTATGAATACGGCATCCTTGACGGCAAGTATATTACTGCCGCAGTTGGCGTTAATTCCAATCACATCGATAAGAACTACAACTATCTTGTTGCGTTAAAGCCCAAATATCTGGTCCTTCATTATGGTTCCAATACCATCGGTTCGAAAGATGCTGCTGACAGTTTTATCTCAGACTATAAGGCAAGCATTTTAAGGCTGAAAGAGCAGCTCCCAGATACTGAGATCTATGTCGATTCTATTTTCCCGGTATCTCAAAATGCTGCTTCAAAGCAGAAAAAATTCAATAATATCCCTTATTACAACGAAAAACTCGCCGAGATGTGCTCTGAGATAGGAGTTCATTTCCTCGACTATACGATACTGTTTAACGATTTTGAGACGAACTACTATGACAAGGATGGTATTCATCCTTTGAAGAAGTTCTACGAAGAGCAGTATCTGCCATTTGTTTATACGGAGATCATGAGGGGAAGATGAAGTACAAGAACTACATGATCTATGAAGCGCTTTGTGTTGTTGCCCTGATTGCTTTTATCATCTGGGTTTGTGCAACACATAAAGGCGGCACCCAGAAGAGCGTTGACGAGGTTGCCGCTCCTGTATGCGTTGCAATTGCACAGGATCAGATGGCGAAAAAGACCAATCTCGACGCTTCAAAGGCCTTCGGCTTTGATATCGATAAGACAGAAGGCATCGTCTACTATGCCAACGATAACGTCATGGATGTTTCCGAGATGCTCATTGTTAAGCTCAATGACGCGGGAGATGCCGTTGAATTCAAGACAGCCATCCAGAACAGGGTGACTGACCGTGAGAATCTCTATAAGAATTATGCACCTGAGCAATATGCTCTTTTGGAAGACTGCATCATCAGGACCGACGGAAATATAGTTTTCTATTGCACGGCGGTTAATTCCGATGAGCTCTATGAGGCATATAAGAAGGCATTGTAAGGATAAAAGATGGTATTCAGTTCAGCAACATTCTTAATTGTTTTCCTGCCACTGACGATGGTCTTGTACTATCTGGTGGGTGTTAAGCTGACCAAAAGCACCGCTGTCAAGAATTTCATCTTGCTCGTTGCGAGCCTTGTTTTCTATGCATGGGGCGAGCCTGTATACATTATCCTGATGCTCTTATCCATATTCTTCAATTTCATTGTAGGAAAGGATATGGAGCAGGAGAGAAGGAGAAATCACAAGAAGAGACTTAAGTCGCTCTTTATTTTCGCGATCCTGTTTAACATATTCGTATTGGGCTTTTTCAAATATGCGAATCTTTTCATCGGCACATTTGCAGGCATAACTGGACTTGCTGTAAGGCCCCTTAATCTTCCGCTCCCTGTGGGCATTTCCTTTTATACGTTCCAGATCATGTCTTACATAATCGATCTTTATAAGGGAAATATCAAAGCCCAGAAAAAGCTCTTTGTTTTCGCGCTTTATGTATCTTTGTTCCCGCAGCTCATTGCAGGTCCTATCGTCAAATATAAGGACATTCAGGACCAGCTGATGAACCGTAAGGAGACCTGGTTATCTTATTCCAGGGGCCTTAACAGGTTTATCTTCGGCCTTTCGAAAAAGCTGATCCTCGCAAACACATTAGGCAGCATCTATGCGCAGGTACAGCAGGCGGGTGTGGATAACATGAGCGTTCTTACAGCCTGGACCGGCATAATATGCTATACGCTCCAGATCTATTTCGACTTTTCCGGATATTCGGATATGGCGATCGGTTTGGGCGGAGTCTTCGGTTTCGAATTCTGCGAGAACTTCGATTATCCTTATATAGCCACATCCATTACTGATTTCTGGAGAAGATGGCACATGTCTCTTTCTTCATGGTTTAAGGAATATGTCTATATCCCGCTTGGCGGTAATAGGTGCAAGGTGCCGAGAGTTATCTTTAACCTTTTGGTAGTCTGGCTTTTGACCGGATTCTGGCACGGCGCTGCCTGGAATTTCGTCCTCTGGGGTCTCTATTACGGAATCCTACTTATTCTCGAAAAGTATATCCTTGATAATCTCCTTAAGAAGATCCCGTCTTTCTTCCGCTGGTTGGGAACGATGGTCTGTGTCATGGTAGGCTGGGTGTTTTTCTCAGCGTCTTCTATCGGCGAAGCTTTTGCCTATATCGGTGCGATGTTCG contains these protein-coding regions:
- a CDS encoding putative MATE family efflux protein, which codes for MGIAERKKKPVVIDEKTPLMILAGPMFLELFLNVMVNNVDTLMLSHYDEYAVGAVGNANTIVFMMNILFNVIATATSVVVAQYLGAKRYDKMNMIYTLSVIVNLIVGVVLSAAFCAANPLIMRFLQVSDEMRPYSMIYIYIVGGGGFFTAVYMVMLQILRCNGYPKLGMYVTLAMNVINIGGNYLFLYGPLAPLNMGVTGVAVSTVVSRAIAFIAVFIFFYVKKIGKISLRYMKPFPGKLLGKMIKIGLPTAGENLTYNLYQTTLLSFVNAMGNEAVCARSYCNTLISLAIIFSNACAMSTQIITGHLVGAGKEEEAYKRVFKTLKTSMPITIVLVSINAMLCRYTLQLFTQNQEIIALGQMIMIADIFVEIGRCLNMTFVNSLKAAGAYIFPLLMGLLCNWGLGLTTGYLVGVVCGMGVAGIFVGTAADECIRGIIVMYYWYKKKWIGKSVVEKQKKNVLADAN
- a CDS encoding GDSL-like lipase/acylhydrolase family protein, with amino-acid sequence MKNTFSKVLLLIFVVTIGVMFIRLLTVIVPQKPVSIDPSAGVSYIAERETAVYTEPSPTPEPTELTAAPAETGFLEIKDNNFNAAFKDIHICGDSLMEAIYEYGILDGKYITAAVGVNSNHIDKNYNYLVALKPKYLVLHYGSNTIGSKDAADSFISDYKASILRLKEQLPDTEIYVDSIFPVSQNAASKQKKFNNIPYYNEKLAEMCSEIGVHFLDYTILFNDFETNYYDKDGIHPLKKFYEEQYLPFVYTEIMRGR
- a CDS encoding alginate O-acetyltransferase complex protein AlgI; translated protein: MVFSSATFLIVFLPLTMVLYYLVGVKLTKSTAVKNFILLVASLVFYAWGEPVYIILMLLSIFFNFIVGKDMEQERRRNHKKRLKSLFIFAILFNIFVLGFFKYANLFIGTFAGITGLAVRPLNLPLPVGISFYTFQIMSYIIDLYKGNIKAQKKLFVFALYVSLFPQLIAGPIVKYKDIQDQLMNRKETWLSYSRGLNRFIFGLSKKLILANTLGSIYAQVQQAGVDNMSVLTAWTGIICYTLQIYFDFSGYSDMAIGLGGVFGFEFCENFDYPYIATSITDFWRRWHMSLSSWFKEYVYIPLGGNRCKVPRVIFNLLVVWLLTGFWHGAAWNFVLWGLYYGILLILEKYILDNLLKKIPSFFRWLGTMVCVMVGWVFFSASSIGEAFAYIGAMFGRASSFADSFGSFLLSTNFALLIIGGVCALPVYKAMSSRMKPKNRSRLILAATPLLFVLCIIFMISETYNPFLYFRF
- a CDS encoding DNA replication and repair protein RecN, which gives rise to MLVRLEIRDFAVISNIVFEPYKGLNVISGETGAGKSLIVDAISLILGAKASRNLIRTGSPSAFAEAVFDCSNVTDEEFKKILSDNGIEDDDGMLIISRTVYDSGKSVARVNGTGVTNAILKDISSRLVDIHGQHDTQAIFDESTHVKLLDRFAGEKCIKLHNDYVKSLQEFKDLVLRIKEISSSPDYLERRRDYLEFAVNEIEAAGFKDGEEEELHETKKKLTQNEVLFESLKNAGDLLNTENNYQSPVQSVNQASRELLKASQSDESLKDIAERAQALALDLDALASDIDKVLTDRNYDEGFKERTEQRIGLLYELKAKYGASVSDINKFAADSKAELDAIEKNKDILQELKKQRTIKEKELLDLAEKLSSERKEYAKKLEKAITKELSDLEMPDAIFEVSFVRREKAKFFSMAGIDDISFRFSANPGQQVRALSAIVSGGEASRIMLAVKNVLSRVDLIPTLIFDEIDTGVSGKASLAIANKLKAIASAHQVLCVTHTAQIAAASDKGFVLTKKVSNGNTETVCTVLDGEGKTKEVSRLLSGSDTESSIRLAQDLIKSFGD